The genomic window CGCGCCGTCGCCGACGAATCCGAGGAGGACCAGGCCGCCGCCCAGGAAGCCAATGAGGAACAGACCGGCAACCCCAAGATCCGCGACCTGTCTTCCCGCCTGCACACCTTCGGCTCCTACACCGAGGTCGGCACAGACGTCGCGGCAGAAACCGACGTGGCAGACGCGTCCGACGACGATCGCCAGAGTCTCGGCGCGGCGCCGCACCTGGCGGTCGCCAGTGACGCCGCCGACGCGCCGAAGCAGCTCAAGGGCGGCTTCGGCTCGCGCGGTTACTCCCGCTCCGGCATGGCCCTGATCGTGGTGACGGCGATTCTCTTCGTCTCCCTCATCGCCGCGGCCACCACCTTCCTCGCCGGGCTGATCGGCGGCGACAGCGAGCAATCTCCCGTGAGCACCGACTCCATCCAGGGCGAGCGGCAGAACGCGGCCCCGCCCCAGCTGCCGATCCTGCAGGACATCGAGGCGGTCTCCATCTGGCAGGCCGCCGGGCAGAACCCGGCCGCCGACAACCCGGAGGACGCCGCCTACCTCACCGACCAGGACACCGACACCCAGTGGACCTCCGACGAGTACCCGCAGGGACTCGGCACGAAACCGGGCATCGGACTGGCGCTGTCCACCGCCGATCCGGTGCTGCTGGATCACCTGCTGGTGCAGTCCCCGTCCGCGGGCACCCGTTTCTCCGTCTACGCCCTGCCGGAAGACGTCGCCGCCAACGAGGTCTCCGACCTCGCCGAGCTGCCGCGCGTGGCCGAGGGGGAACTGCACACCGGCCGCAACAACATCGAACTGGCGGAACACACCCCGCCCGCCGACGGGGTGATCTTCTGGATCACCGAACTGCCCAGCAGCGCCGTCGCAAACTCCGTGACCGTCTCCGAGGTCGCCGTCGTCGGACGCACCGCGACCTCGGACGCCGTCACCGACGCCCGCGACGACGCCGAGCGGGAGGCTGAGGCGTCGGAGGAGATGACCGAGCCTTAACCCGGCGTCCTTTACCCCCTCGGCGCTTCCCGCACGCGCCGAGGGTTCCCCGGGCGTGCCTATCTCAATGGGATTTCCCGGCCTCCCGACGGTGCTTCCGCCGATACGATGCGTGGTGTACGCCAACAGCATTTTTCGGGGGGAAAATCATGGCCGAACCAGCTGCGCGACCGCAGATCACACCCGCAGAACGTGCCCGCAGACGACAATTATTCGCCGACTTCAACGACGCCGAACGCGCCGAGAACCGGGAACTTCCCGACGAGTCCGACATGGACCTCGTCGCAGACTTCCTCAGCGGCGACGTCAGCGCGTTTTCCACCATCGTGGAACGCCACCGCGCCCGCCTGTTGTGGGTGGCCCGCCGCTACACCGCGGGCAACGAGGACGACGCCGAGGACATTCTGCAGGACGCGTTGTTCAAGGCCTCCCGCAACCTGGACTCCTACCGGGCGGAGGCCACCTTGAGCACGTGGTTGCACCGACTCGTCATGAACGCCGGCTATGACTTCCGCAACCACCGCTTCCGGCGGGAAATCTCCACGTTGGACCAGGATGACGCGGCACATGATTACCAGGACCGGTTGGCCCACGACCCGCACTCCGAGCACGAGACGGCGATGATGCTGCGCGCGGCGCTGGAGACGCTGCGCCCGGAGCAGCGCACCGCGTTGCTCGCCGTGGACGGGGCCGGGTACACGGTCACCTCCGTCGCGGAGTCGGAGGGCGTGCAGCCCGGCACCATCAAGTCCCGCCGGGCGCGGGGGCGGGTGGCGCTGGCCGACGCGTTGGCCGCTCTCGGAGACGGGGCCGCTGTGCAGTGACTCCGCTTACAGGGCGGTGAGCGTCTCGTACTTTCGTTGCCTCGGGCTATACAATGTCTGGCAGTCCATAGGTTCGCACCGCGCTGCCGCGTGCCGCGCCGCCTCGAGCGAGCCGTATATTTCCCCTGAATCGTTGTGGGCCCGCCCGTGCGGCCCGCGCACAGCTAAGGAGACGCCAGTTCATGTCCGACGCCATCCACGAGGTCGCCATCATCGGATCCGGCCCGGCCGGTTACACCGCCGCCCTGTACGCCGCCCGCGCTGAGCTCAAGCCCATCGTCTTCGAGGGCTACGAGTACGGCGGCGAGCTGATGAACACCACCGAGGTGGAGAACTACCCGGGCTTCCAGAAGGGCATCATGGGCCCGGAGCTCATGGAGGAGATGCGTTCGCAGGCCATCCGCTTCGGCGCCGACCTGCGCATGGAGCTCGTCGACCGCGTCGACCTCTCCGGCGAGATGAAGAAGATCTACGTCGGCGACGAGGAGTACCAGGCCCGTTCCGTCATCCTGGCCACCGGTTCCGCGCCGCGGCACCTAGGCGTGCCGGGCGAGCAGCAGCTGACCGGCCGCGGCGTGTCCTACTGCGCCACCTGTGACGGCTTCTTCTTCAAGGGCCAGCACATCGCCGTCGTCGGCGGCGGCGACACCGCCATGACCGACGCGTTGTTCCTGACGAAGTTCGCGGAGAAGGTCACCGTCATCCACCGCCGCGAAGAATTCCGCGCCTCCCAGATCATGCTGGATCGCGCGAAGCAGAACGAGAAAATCGAGCTGGTGACCAACAAGGTCGTCGACTCGGTGGAGGAGAACGACGGCAAGGTCGGCGGCCTGAAGTTGCGCGACACCACCACCGACGAGATCTCCGAGCTGGACGTCTCCGCGATGTTCGTCGCCATCGGCCACGACCCGCGTTCGACTTTCCTCGACGGCCAGCTGACGCTCGACGAGAACGGTTACGTCGAGGTCGAGCAGCCGTCCACCGTCACCAGCGTGGCGGGCGTCTTCGCCGCCGGCGACTTGGTGGACGACCACTACCAGCAGGCCGTGACCGCCGCCGGCTCCGGCTGCAAGGCCGCGCTGGACGCCGAGGCCTACCTCACCGAGCTCGACGCGTAGATAATAACCGTAGACTTCCAGGCAGAAGACGAAAAAGACTTCAGGAGGAAAACATGA from Corynebacterium maris DSM 45190 includes these protein-coding regions:
- a CDS encoding sigma-70 family RNA polymerase sigma factor — translated: MAEPAARPQITPAERARRRQLFADFNDAERAENRELPDESDMDLVADFLSGDVSAFSTIVERHRARLLWVARRYTAGNEDDAEDILQDALFKASRNLDSYRAEATLSTWLHRLVMNAGYDFRNHRFRREISTLDQDDAAHDYQDRLAHDPHSEHETAMMLRAALETLRPEQRTALLAVDGAGYTVTSVAESEGVQPGTIKSRRARGRVALADALAALGDGAAVQ
- the trxB gene encoding thioredoxin-disulfide reductase; translation: MSDAIHEVAIIGSGPAGYTAALYAARAELKPIVFEGYEYGGELMNTTEVENYPGFQKGIMGPELMEEMRSQAIRFGADLRMELVDRVDLSGEMKKIYVGDEEYQARSVILATGSAPRHLGVPGEQQLTGRGVSYCATCDGFFFKGQHIAVVGGGDTAMTDALFLTKFAEKVTVIHRREEFRASQIMLDRAKQNEKIELVTNKVVDSVEENDGKVGGLKLRDTTTDEISELDVSAMFVAIGHDPRSTFLDGQLTLDENGYVEVEQPSTVTSVAGVFAAGDLVDDHYQQAVTAAGSGCKAALDAEAYLTELDA